From a single Alkalihalophilus pseudofirmus genomic region:
- a CDS encoding redox-sensing transcriptional repressor Rex — MKSDQVKIPQATAKRLPLYYRFLENLHASGKQRVSSTELSEAVKVDSATIRRDFSYFGALGKKGYGYNVNYLLSFFRETLDQNELTKVILVGVGNLGTAFLHYNFSKNNNTQIEMAFDVDESKIGTEVGGVKIYNLDDFENILDPEVTVAILTVPSQAAQKIADRLVDAGIKGILNFTPARLSVPDSVRVHHIDLSVELQALVYFLKHYPL, encoded by the coding sequence TTGAAGTCAGATCAAGTAAAAATTCCTCAAGCAACTGCAAAGCGATTGCCCTTATACTATCGCTTTTTAGAAAACCTGCATGCATCAGGAAAACAACGAGTATCTTCGACTGAATTAAGCGAAGCAGTCAAAGTTGACTCTGCAACGATTCGTCGTGATTTTTCTTACTTTGGAGCTCTTGGAAAAAAGGGCTATGGATATAATGTGAACTACTTGCTTTCATTTTTCCGTGAAACGCTCGATCAAAATGAATTAACGAAAGTCATCTTAGTTGGGGTAGGTAACTTAGGGACAGCCTTTTTACACTATAACTTCTCTAAGAACAATAATACCCAGATTGAAATGGCATTTGATGTGGATGAGTCAAAAATCGGCACGGAAGTAGGCGGAGTGAAGATCTACAATCTTGACGATTTTGAGAACATTTTAGATCCTGAGGTAACGGTTGCGATCCTTACCGTACCGTCACAAGCAGCGCAAAAAATTGCGGACCGTCTTGTAGATGCGGGTATTAAAGGGATTTTGAACTTTACTCCGGCTAGATTATCAGTGCCTGATTCCGTTAGAGTTCACCATATTGATTTGTCTGTTGAATTACAAGCACTGGTTTATTTTTTAAAGCATTATCCGTTATAA
- a CDS encoding twin-arginine translocase TatA/TatE family subunit, producing MGGLGAGSIVIIGLVALLIFGPKKLPELGKAAGNTLREFKNATKGLADEEDDKKKNNKDQA from the coding sequence ATGGGTGGATTAGGTGCAGGAAGTATTGTCATTATTGGACTTGTCGCTTTATTGATTTTTGGACCAAAAAAGCTGCCGGAACTAGGAAAAGCAGCAGGAAATACATTGCGTGAATTTAAAAACGCCACTAAAGGCTTGGCTGATGAAGAGGACGATAAAAAGAAAAATAACAAAGATCAGGCTTAA
- the tatC gene encoding twin-arginine translocase subunit TatC translates to MESRDMSVMDHIGELRRRIMIVVVFFLIALIAGFFFATPLITYLQSAPTAQELPMNAFKMTDPIRVFMTFAFASALILIFPIILYQLWAFISPGLHENEQKATLAYIPIAFILFLTGIGFAYFILFPFIIQFMGNLAERLNITEQYGINEYFTFLFQITLPFGLLFQLPVVVMFFTRLGLVTPAYLSSIRKYAYFILLVIAGFITPPELLSHLMVTVPLLLLYEFSIWVSRLTYRKVLKAERLMEEEAKQKEMNQD, encoded by the coding sequence ATGGAATCACGTGATATGTCGGTAATGGACCATATTGGAGAGCTGCGACGCCGTATTATGATTGTCGTTGTATTCTTTCTAATTGCGCTCATTGCCGGCTTCTTTTTCGCCACACCGTTAATTACGTATTTACAAAGCGCACCGACAGCGCAAGAGCTGCCAATGAATGCATTTAAAATGACAGATCCGATCCGTGTATTCATGACCTTTGCTTTTGCGAGCGCATTAATTTTGATTTTTCCTATTATTTTATATCAGCTCTGGGCGTTTATTAGTCCGGGACTTCATGAGAATGAACAGAAAGCAACACTAGCGTATATTCCGATTGCCTTTATTTTGTTTTTAACAGGTATTGGCTTTGCTTACTTTATTTTATTCCCGTTCATTATTCAATTTATGGGAAATTTAGCCGAACGATTAAACATCACTGAGCAGTACGGGATTAACGAATACTTTACATTCTTATTCCAAATCACATTGCCATTTGGCCTGTTGTTCCAGCTGCCGGTTGTTGTGATGTTCTTTACAAGGCTAGGACTTGTTACGCCAGCTTATTTATCGAGTATTAGAAAATATGCGTATTTTATATTGCTGGTTATTGCTGGCTTTATTACTCCGCCTGAATTGTTAAGCCATTTGATGGTGACTGTACCGTTGTTACTCTTATATGAATTCAGTATATGGGTATCAAGATTGACGTACAGAAAAGTATTAAAGGCTGAACGTTTAATGGAAGAAGAAGCCAAGCAAAAAGAAATGAACCAAGATTAA
- a CDS encoding Fur-regulated basic protein FbpA: MRRAASETEQRKDNLIEKIIAFGVYKVQGRQLFELTLQEIERVYQSLKQRQNQHI; this comes from the coding sequence ATGAGAAGGGCAGCAAGTGAAACAGAACAACGAAAAGATAATCTAATTGAAAAAATTATCGCTTTTGGTGTGTACAAGGTGCAGGGCCGTCAACTCTTTGAATTAACATTACAAGAAATTGAACGCGTCTATCAATCTTTAAAACAACGCCAAAACCAACATATATAA
- a CDS encoding MDR family MFS transporter produces the protein MGRISSKWMVVIAVLLGSFTMILNNSMLNPAVPKLMEVFESDAVSTGWVITIFMVTMGMTVPVTGYLGDRFGKKKLYLIGLLIFVMGSILGSFSWNLSSLIFFRGLQGVGGGIMMPLSMALIFEAFPRNERGMATGVWGIAAMMAPTIGPTVGGVLLETSGWQYLFWCNVPIGLLGLWFALKYLPVTSPNKEVRFDLYGFITVTAGVGAILLALGRMSELAHLLMPLNIILVVTGTMLLILFVQIETRVQQPLLDLSLFKIPAYTFSVIIAGTTSIGLFAGIFLIPLLIQQVYGLSAIMTGLIFLPSALLTGLFMTVGGRVLDQKGARGVVTTGLIVMTIGTFALGFLSLETSLLFIFIMMAVRGIGSGLSTMPATTIGMNAIPDRLISRGSAMNNVMRQMSSAFGIVFISIYYEVRRGQLMGATVSLEEASLQAINEGFIVVGLITAITIPAAYYLEKNAKQELEKAS, from the coding sequence ATGGGGAGAATTTCTAGCAAGTGGATGGTTGTCATTGCGGTTTTGCTAGGGTCATTTACGATGATCTTAAATAATAGTATGTTAAATCCAGCTGTACCTAAATTAATGGAAGTATTTGAATCAGATGCGGTAAGTACGGGGTGGGTCATTACCATTTTTATGGTTACAATGGGGATGACGGTCCCTGTAACGGGGTATCTAGGTGATCGCTTTGGTAAGAAGAAACTCTACCTAATCGGGCTGCTGATTTTTGTAATGGGTTCTATTCTTGGCTCATTTTCTTGGAATCTGTCATCGTTGATCTTCTTTCGCGGCTTACAAGGAGTTGGGGGCGGAATTATGATGCCTCTATCGATGGCGCTTATTTTTGAAGCCTTTCCGAGAAATGAGCGTGGAATGGCGACAGGTGTATGGGGAATCGCAGCGATGATGGCGCCGACGATCGGGCCAACCGTTGGGGGAGTTCTGCTTGAGACAAGCGGTTGGCAGTATTTATTTTGGTGTAATGTGCCGATCGGGCTCCTAGGATTATGGTTTGCCCTGAAATACTTACCAGTCACATCGCCCAACAAAGAGGTTCGTTTTGATCTCTATGGATTCATTACGGTAACTGCTGGGGTTGGAGCAATACTCCTTGCGCTCGGTAGAATGTCAGAGCTTGCTCATTTATTAATGCCTTTGAATATCATTTTAGTCGTAACCGGTACAATGCTGCTAATTTTATTTGTTCAAATTGAAACTCGAGTACAGCAGCCTTTGCTTGATTTATCTCTATTTAAAATACCTGCCTATACCTTTAGTGTGATCATTGCAGGGACCACATCAATCGGTTTATTCGCGGGGATCTTTTTGATTCCGCTTCTGATCCAGCAGGTTTACGGGTTAAGTGCTATTATGACAGGCTTAATTTTCTTACCTTCAGCTTTATTGACTGGCCTTTTTATGACGGTGGGGGGCAGAGTATTAGATCAAAAGGGCGCTCGCGGTGTTGTAACGACTGGACTTATTGTCATGACAATAGGCACGTTCGCCCTAGGGTTTTTGAGTCTTGAAACTTCTTTATTGTTTATCTTCATTATGATGGCTGTCAGAGGAATTGGCTCAGGACTCAGTACGATGCCTGCTACGACAATTGGAATGAATGCTATACCAGACCGTCTTATCTCAAGAGGGTCTGCGATGAATAATGTGATGCGTCAAATGAGCTCGGCATTCGGGATTGTGTTTATTTCGATTTATTATGAGGTGAGACGCGGACAGTTAATGGGCGCGACAGTCTCACTTGAGGAAGCAAGCTTGCAAGCGATCAATGAAGGGTTTATTGTTGTTGGGCTCATTACAGCGATAACCATTCCGGCTGCTTATTACCTTGAAAAGAATGCAAAACAAGAGCTTGAAAAAGCTTCCTAA
- a CDS encoding cytochrome ubiquinol oxidase subunit I produces MFEYDPVIYSRILTGLTLGYHVIFATIGVGIPLLIALAEWIGIKRNDEHYRLLARRWARGFVITVAIGVVTGTAIGLQLSLLWPNFMQVAGHAISLPMFMETFAFFFEAIFLGIYLYTWDRFKNKMYHFYLLIPVVIGASMSGFFITTVNAFMNAPTGVEIQNGVVTNINPLAAMFNPATPTKVAHVLSSAYLTSAFVLAAIAAFALLKGKDHVYHKKALHLTMTVAAVFAVATALIGDFSGKYLAEYQPEKLAAAEWHFETSTEAPLILGGVLDEDQNIRYALEIPYALSILAHGSPGAEVIGLEEFPQDELPPLIVHYFFDAMVGIGMFLALVSVAYVFIQRTKRWNEHNRLLLWAIFIGGPLSIIAIEMGWFFAELGRQPWILVGYMTTAEGATTSAHVDLMLYLFIGLYLILTVTCITVLRKLFSSNPVERELKDRGME; encoded by the coding sequence ATGTTTGAATACGATCCGGTCATATATAGTCGTATATTAACGGGATTAACGTTAGGCTACCACGTGATCTTTGCGACGATTGGTGTGGGTATACCTTTATTGATTGCTCTTGCTGAGTGGATAGGAATTAAAAGAAATGATGAGCATTACCGCTTGCTTGCAAGAAGATGGGCGAGAGGATTTGTTATTACCGTTGCAATTGGTGTTGTAACGGGGACGGCTATAGGCTTGCAGCTCAGCCTGTTATGGCCGAACTTTATGCAGGTAGCAGGGCATGCGATTAGTCTGCCGATGTTTATGGAAACTTTTGCGTTCTTCTTTGAGGCAATTTTTCTAGGAATCTATTTATATACGTGGGATCGATTTAAAAATAAGATGTATCATTTCTACTTGCTGATCCCAGTTGTCATAGGGGCTTCTATGTCTGGCTTCTTTATTACGACAGTGAATGCTTTTATGAATGCACCAACAGGTGTTGAAATTCAAAATGGTGTGGTTACAAATATTAATCCGTTGGCCGCAATGTTTAACCCAGCAACACCAACGAAAGTAGCCCATGTGCTTTCATCGGCCTATTTAACATCAGCTTTTGTGTTAGCAGCGATTGCCGCATTTGCACTGCTTAAAGGAAAAGATCATGTGTACCACAAAAAAGCGCTGCACCTTACGATGACTGTAGCAGCTGTGTTTGCTGTTGCCACGGCTTTAATTGGTGACTTTTCTGGTAAATATCTTGCAGAGTATCAACCGGAAAAATTAGCAGCGGCTGAGTGGCATTTTGAAACTTCTACAGAAGCTCCGCTTATCTTAGGGGGCGTCTTAGATGAAGATCAAAATATTCGATATGCGCTTGAGATTCCGTATGCATTAAGTATCTTAGCCCATGGTTCTCCGGGTGCTGAAGTAATCGGGCTTGAGGAATTTCCTCAAGATGAACTACCGCCGCTTATTGTCCATTATTTCTTTGATGCAATGGTAGGGATCGGTATGTTCTTAGCGCTTGTCTCAGTGGCTTACGTCTTCATACAGCGGACGAAAAGGTGGAACGAACACAATCGTTTATTGTTGTGGGCCATTTTTATTGGCGGTCCGCTCTCCATTATAGCTATTGAGATGGGTTGGTTTTTTGCAGAACTTGGACGTCAGCCGTGGATTTTAGTTGGCTATATGACAACAGCAGAAGGAGCTACGACTTCTGCACATGTTGATTTAATGCTGTATCTGTTTATAGGGCTTTATCTAATATTAACAGTTACATGTATTACTGTGCTGCGTAAATTGTTTAGTTCAAATCCAGTAGAACGTGAACTTAAAGATCGTGGAATGGAATAG
- a CDS encoding cytochrome d ubiquinol oxidase subunit II: MDYELIGITVLWTFLYGYLIVASIDFGAGFFSYYSSITGREHIINKVIARYLSPVWEVTNVFLVFFFIGIVGFFPSTAYYYGTALLIPGSIAIILLAIRGSYYAFHNYGEKGSLFYQFLYGATGLLIPASLSVVLTISEGGFIFLEGDQVLLDYPALFSSFYSWTVVILAIVSVLYISACFLTFYAYKARDIDAFKVLRGYALFWSFPTILASILVFFALNQHNPVHFEKMVDLAWMFSLSFLFFLGAVYLIWKGKRLGLSFILVMLQFATAFYGYGASHLPYLLYPHLTIYDGFTNEAMAIALIIAFIAGLFLLIPSLYLLMRLFLFDNKYVQGRK; encoded by the coding sequence ATGGATTATGAATTAATAGGAATTACCGTTCTGTGGACCTTTCTCTACGGCTATCTAATCGTGGCGTCGATTGATTTCGGCGCCGGGTTCTTTAGCTACTACTCTAGTATCACAGGGCGAGAACATATTATTAATAAAGTCATTGCTCGTTATCTTTCCCCTGTATGGGAAGTAACAAATGTCTTTCTAGTATTCTTTTTTATCGGGATTGTGGGGTTCTTTCCTTCAACCGCCTATTATTACGGAACAGCATTGCTTATCCCAGGTAGTATAGCAATCATTTTGCTGGCTATCCGCGGGTCATATTACGCTTTTCACAATTACGGGGAAAAAGGAAGTCTCTTCTATCAATTTTTGTACGGAGCTACAGGCCTGTTAATCCCTGCATCACTTTCTGTCGTATTAACGATTTCAGAAGGTGGATTTATCTTCTTAGAGGGTGATCAAGTACTCTTAGATTATCCAGCTTTATTTTCTAGTTTCTATTCATGGACTGTCGTTATTTTAGCTATAGTAAGTGTGCTTTATATTTCAGCATGTTTCTTAACTTTTTATGCCTATAAAGCTCGTGATATCGATGCGTTTAAAGTGCTGAGAGGGTATGCTTTATTTTGGAGTTTCCCAACCATATTAGCGAGTATTCTAGTATTCTTTGCTCTAAACCAACATAATCCGGTTCACTTTGAAAAGATGGTAGACCTTGCGTGGATGTTCAGTTTATCCTTCTTATTCTTTTTAGGTGCTGTTTATCTCATTTGGAAGGGTAAAAGATTAGGGTTGTCCTTTATCTTAGTTATGCTGCAGTTTGCAACTGCATTCTATGGATACGGGGCTTCTCACTTGCCATATCTGCTTTATCCGCATTTAACGATCTATGACGGCTTTACAAACGAAGCGATGGCGATTGCTTTAATTATTGCGTTCATTGCTGGATTGTTCTTGTTGATTCCTTCATTATATTTATTGATGAGACTCTTCTTATTTGACAATAAGTATGTACAAGGCAGAAAGTAA
- the cydS gene encoding cytochrome bd oxidase small subunit CydS, with the protein MDFFLIMIAPILIVILCIAGLFWWGAKGQEPYKK; encoded by the coding sequence ATGGATTTTTTCTTAATTATGATTGCGCCGATTCTAATCGTCATTCTCTGTATAGCGGGTTTGTTTTGGTGGGGCGCAAAAGGACAGGAACCTTATAAAAAATAG
- a CDS encoding CdaR family transcriptional regulator — translation MKNLLTRTLAQEIVNRTIDIIGYNVNVMDKDGIIIGSGDQSRLFELHAGAVEAIAQEVEVEVGEEDLTRLKGTKTGINLPITFNEEIVGVIGITGPLDEIRGYGKLVKMAAELSLSQAFLTAELQWDTRHKEELVRQLIRAEIEDWNLFKTRADSLGLSISLPCEVICIDTPQTATRYNEERQKYALEEQFKEYSSLIQIQKDRYVLFLPAKKAISKDKLLHIASRFKLDVGYGTIAYTLDDIAPSYQKASYSINAGRFKKADQRIHYYEELVLDVSLYKLSRSTDMKELKGILMPLKPEDQANQLLDTLEAYIKHNGEVKQVAKALFVHRNTVQYRLQKIAEITKKDPRVLEQLLELYVSLKLNQFDGLK, via the coding sequence GTGAAGAATTTGCTGACGAGAACGCTTGCACAAGAAATTGTGAATCGTACAATAGATATTATCGGATACAACGTAAATGTCATGGATAAAGACGGCATTATTATTGGAAGCGGGGATCAAAGCCGCTTATTTGAACTGCATGCCGGGGCGGTGGAGGCCATAGCCCAAGAGGTAGAAGTAGAGGTGGGGGAAGAGGATCTGACTCGTTTAAAGGGAACAAAAACAGGAATTAATCTGCCCATTACCTTTAATGAAGAAATTGTCGGTGTGATCGGGATAACCGGTCCATTAGATGAAATCAGAGGTTACGGAAAGCTTGTGAAAATGGCAGCCGAGCTTTCTTTAAGTCAAGCCTTCTTAACAGCCGAGCTCCAGTGGGATACACGCCATAAAGAAGAGCTTGTAAGACAGCTTATTCGTGCAGAGATTGAGGATTGGAATTTGTTTAAAACAAGAGCTGATTCACTCGGGTTGTCTATTTCGCTCCCTTGTGAAGTGATTTGTATCGATACACCTCAAACTGCTACCCGATATAACGAAGAGCGGCAAAAATACGCCCTAGAAGAACAATTTAAAGAATATTCATCCCTCATTCAAATTCAAAAAGACCGCTATGTATTGTTTCTTCCTGCCAAGAAGGCGATCTCTAAAGATAAACTTTTACATATTGCGTCAAGGTTCAAGCTTGATGTAGGCTATGGAACAATTGCTTATACGCTGGATGATATTGCTCCCTCTTATCAAAAGGCATCGTACTCTATTAATGCAGGTCGGTTTAAAAAAGCGGATCAGCGAATTCATTATTATGAGGAATTAGTGCTCGATGTCTCATTGTACAAGCTTTCTAGAAGTACGGACATGAAGGAGTTAAAGGGAATCCTCATGCCTCTTAAGCCGGAGGATCAGGCAAATCAACTTTTAGACACGTTAGAAGCTTACATTAAACATAATGGGGAAGTAAAACAAGTGGCCAAGGCTCTTTTTGTTCATAGAAATACAGTTCAATACCGGCTTCAAAAAATTGCTGAGATAACAAAGAAGGATCCACGGGTGTTGGAACAGCTGCTGGAGTTATATGTCAGCTTGAAATTAAACCAATTTGATGGACTGAAGTGA
- a CDS encoding GntP family permease: protein MDVQVTAIGALLGLIIAIVMILRKIPPVYALMAGALTGGIVGGASIVDTVDLMIGGAGGIIPAVLRILAAGVLAGVLIESGAAATIAQGIVKRVGQTRALLALAVATMILTAVGVFVDVAVITVAPIALAIASQAGLSKTAILLAMIGGGKAGNIMSPNPNTIAVSEAFNVPLTSVMAAGIIPAAFGVTATYFIAKRLSNKGTAVKLEEVESTNAQGAPSFAAAIVAPLVAIILLMLRPLFDIVVDPMIALPLGGLAGALVMGKFKMMNQYAISGLNKMSGVAILLIGTGAIAGIISNSGLRDVLINGLDGLGLPAYALAPASGIFMSAATASTTAGSAVASSVFGATLLELGVAGLAGAAMVHAGATVLDHLPHGSFFHATAGSVGMQINERLKLIPYESLLGLIMAIVSTLIFGVFQWFL from the coding sequence ATGGATGTACAAGTAACAGCTATTGGAGCATTACTCGGTTTAATTATAGCGATTGTTATGATTTTAAGAAAAATTCCTCCTGTCTATGCGTTAATGGCGGGGGCTTTGACTGGCGGAATCGTCGGCGGTGCCTCGATTGTCGATACAGTAGATTTAATGATTGGAGGAGCTGGCGGTATTATTCCTGCTGTTCTCAGGATCTTAGCAGCGGGTGTGTTGGCAGGAGTGTTAATTGAGTCAGGAGCAGCAGCGACGATTGCACAGGGTATCGTAAAAAGAGTGGGACAGACCCGTGCTTTATTAGCGCTTGCTGTGGCTACAATGATTTTGACAGCAGTTGGTGTCTTTGTAGACGTTGCCGTTATTACCGTAGCACCGATCGCTTTAGCCATTGCAAGTCAGGCAGGGTTATCTAAAACGGCCATTTTACTTGCGATGATCGGTGGAGGTAAAGCCGGAAATATCATGAGTCCTAACCCTAACACAATTGCGGTTTCAGAGGCATTTAATGTGCCGCTCACTTCGGTTATGGCAGCAGGTATTATTCCGGCAGCTTTTGGTGTAACAGCGACGTACTTTATAGCAAAACGACTATCTAACAAGGGGACAGCAGTAAAATTAGAAGAAGTAGAATCAACGAATGCACAAGGAGCGCCGTCTTTTGCAGCTGCGATTGTCGCACCTTTAGTAGCTATTATTCTACTGATGCTTAGACCGCTGTTTGATATTGTCGTAGATCCAATGATCGCCCTTCCTTTAGGTGGATTAGCTGGTGCCCTTGTAATGGGTAAGTTTAAAATGATGAATCAATACGCGATTTCAGGATTGAATAAAATGTCAGGTGTTGCGATTTTATTAATTGGGACAGGTGCAATTGCTGGAATCATCTCTAACTCTGGACTCCGAGATGTGCTGATTAATGGATTAGATGGACTTGGTCTGCCGGCTTACGCATTGGCCCCGGCATCAGGGATCTTTATGTCTGCAGCGACTGCATCAACTACTGCAGGTTCAGCTGTGGCCAGCAGCGTATTTGGAGCGACTCTGCTCGAGCTTGGTGTAGCAGGGCTTGCAGGAGCTGCGATGGTCCATGCAGGAGCGACAGTACTTGATCACTTGCCGCACGGAAGCTTCTTCCATGCAACGGCAGGAAGTGTCGGTATGCAAATTAATGAACGCTTAAAGCTTATTCCTTACGAGTCTCTTCTCGGATTAATCATGGCTATTGTCTCAACTTTAATCTTCGGAGTCTTTCAATGGTTTTTATAA